A section of the Halichoerus grypus chromosome 11, mHalGry1.hap1.1, whole genome shotgun sequence genome encodes:
- the BET1L gene encoding BET1-like protein isoform X2: MADWARAQSPAAVEEILDRENKQMADSLASKVTRLKSLALDIDRDAEDQNRYLDSMDSDFTSMTGLLTGSVKRFSTMARSGRDNRKLLCGMAVGLIVAFFILSYLLSRART; this comes from the exons ATGGCTGACTGGGCTCGGG CTCAGAGCCCCGCCGCTGTGGAGGAGATTCTAGACCGGGAGAATAAGCAGATGGCCGACAGCTTGGCTTCCAAGGTCACCAGGCTCAAATCG CTGGCCCTGGACATCGATAGGGACGCAGAAGACCAGAACCGGTACCTGGACAGCATG GACTCGGATTTCACAAGCATGACAGGCCTGCTCACGGGGAGCGTGAAGCGCTTTTCCACAATGGCGAGGTCTGGGCGAGACAACCGGAAGCTTCTTTGTGGTATGGCCGTGGGCCTGATCGTGGCCTTCTTCATTCTCTCCTATCTCCTGTCAAGGGCAAGGACATGA
- the CIMAP1A gene encoding ciliary microtubule associated protein 1A isoform X1, producing MAEEVWVGTWRPHRPRGPIMALYSSPGPKYLIPPTTGFVKHTPTKLRAPAYSFRGAPMLLAENCSPGPRYSVKPKILRTGKDLGPAYSILGRYHTKTIMTPGPGDYFPEKSTKYVFDSAPSHSISARTKAFRVDSTPGPAAYMLPVVMGPHTVGKASQPSFSIKGRSKLGSFSDDLHKTPGPAAYRQTDVQVTKFKAPQYTMAARVEPPGDKTLKPGPGAHSPEKVTVTKPCAPVVTFGIKHSDYMTPLVVDVE from the exons ATGGCAGAGGAAGTATGGGTGGGCACCTGGAGGCCCCATCGCCCCCGGGGGCCCATCATGGCCCTCTACAGCAGCCCAGGACCCAAGTACCTGATTCCACCCACCACGG GCTTTGTGAAGCACACACCCACCAAGCTGCGTGCACCAGCCTACAGTTTCCGGGGGGCCCCCATGCTCCTGGCAGAGAACTGCTCCCCAGGGCCCCGCTACAGTGTGAAGCCCAAGATACTGAGGACTGGCAAGGACCTCGGCCCCGCCTACTCCATCCTGGGGCGCTATCACACCAAGACCATCATGACCCCTGGCCCTG GTGACTACTTTCCAGAGAAATCTACCAAATACGTGTTTGACTCggcacccagccactccatctcTGCCCGGACCAAGGCCTTTCGAGTGGACAGCACGCCAG GCCCTGCCGCCTACATGTTGCCTGTGGTAATGGGGCCCCACACTGTCGGCAAGGCCTCCCAGCCCTCCTTCTCCATCAAGGGTCGCAGCAAGCTGGGCAGCTTCAGTGACGACCTGCACAAG ACCCCAGGTCCTGCAGCCTACCGCCAGACAGATGTGCAGGTGACGAAGTTCAAGGCTCCACAGTACACCATGGCAGCCCGGGTGGAGCCCCCAGGGGACAAGACCCTCAAGCCAGGACCAGGAGCCCACAGTCCTGAGAAG gtGACAGTGACCAAGCCCTGCGCCCCCGTCGTCACATTTGGCATCAAACATTCCGACTACATGACACCCCTGGTGGTGGATGTAGAGTAG
- the RIC8A gene encoding chaperone Ric-8A: MDPRVVADAVEAGEEDVIMEALRTYNRENSQSFTFDDAQQEDRKRLAELLVSVLEQGLPPSRRVTWLQSIRILSRDRSCLDPFTGRQSLQALARYAGIAFEQSAPEPLDMDVVLESLKCLCNLVLSSPVAQVLAAEARLVVRLAERVGLYHKSSFPHDIQFFDLRLLFLLTALRTDVRQQLFQELRGVHLLTNALELTLGMTPEESPPELLPPQETERAMEILKVLFNITFDSIKREVDEEDASLYRHLGTILRHCVMVAAAGDCTEEFHGHTVNLLGNLPLKCLDVLFTLEPRKGSLEFLGANMDVIHVLLSFLEKRLHQTHRLKESVAPVLSVLTECARMHRPARKFLKSQVLPPLRDVRTRPEVGELLRNKLVRLMTHLDTDVKRVAAEFLFVLCSESVPRFIKYTGYGNAAGLLAARGLMAGGRPEGQYSEDEDTDTDEYKEAKASINPVTGRVEEKPPNPMEGMTEEQKEHEAMKLVNMFDKLSRHRVIQPMGMSPRGQLTSLQDAICETMEGQLSSEPDSDPD, encoded by the exons ATGGATCCCCGGGTGGTTGCGGATGCTGTGGAGGCGGGAGAGGAGGACGTGATTATGGAGGCTCTGCGCACGTACAACCGGGAG AACTCCCAGAGCTTCACGTTTGATGATGCCCAACAGGAGGACAGGAAG AGACTGGCGGAGCTGCTGGTCTCGGTCCTGGAGCAGGGCTTGCCGCCCTCCCGCCGCGTCACCTGGCTGCAGAGCATCCGCATCCTGTCCAGGGACCGCAGCTGCCTGGACCCTTTCACCGGCCGCCAGAGCCTGCAGGCACTCGCCCGCTATGCTGGCATCGCCTTCGAGCAGTCGGCCCCGGAGCCTCTGGACATGGACGTTGTACTCGAGTCCCTTAAGTGCCTGTGCAACCTCGTGCTCAGCAGCCCGGTGGCACAGGTGCTGGCAGCAGAGGCCCGCCTGGTGGTGAGGCTCGCAGAGCGCGTGGGGCTATATCACAAGAGCAGCTTCCCACACGACATCCAGTTCTTTGATTTGCGCCTCCTCTTCTTGCTAACGGCACTTCGCACCGACGTGCGCCAGCAGCTGTTTCAGGAATTGCGGGGAGTGCACCTGCTGACTAATGCGCTGGAGCTGACGCTGGGAATGACCCCCGAAGAGAGCCCGCCTGagctccttcctccccaggagACTGAGCGGGCCATGGAGATCCTCAAAGTGCTTTTCAACATCACCTTCGACTCCATCAAGAGAGAGGTGGACGAG GAAGATGCTTCCCTTTATCGGCACCTGGGGACCATCCTGCGGCACTGTGTGATGGTTGCTGCTGCTGGAGACTGCACAGAGGAGTTCCACGG CCACACAGTGAACCTCCTGGGGAACTTGCCCCTCAAGTGTCTGGACGTCCTCTTTACCCTGGAGCCACGCAAAGGCTCCTTGGAGTTCCTTGGAGCGAACATGGATGTGATTCATGTCCTTCTCAGCTTCCTGGAGAAGCGTCTGCaccag ACGCACAGGCTGAAAGAGAGCGTGGCCCCCGTGCTGAGCGTGCTGACAGAGTGTGCCCGCATGCACCGCCCTGCCAGGAAGTTCCTAAAGTCCCAG GTGCTGCCCCCACTGCGGGACGTGAGGACCCGGCCCGAGGTTGGGGAGTTATTGCGGAACAAGCTCGTTCGCCTCATGACACACCTGGACACTGATGTGAAGAGAGTGGCCGCTGAGTTCCTGTTTGTCCTGTGCTCTGAGAGTG TGCCCCGATTCATCAAGTACACGGGCTACGGGAATGCCGCCGGCCTCCTGGCTGCCAGGGGCCTCATGGCGGGGGGCCGGCCTGAGGGCCAGTATTCGGAGGACGAGGACACGGACACAGATGAGTACAAGGAAGCCAAGGCCAG CATAAACCCAGTGACCGGGAGGGTGGAGGAAAAGCCGCCCAACCCCATGGAGGGCATGACGGAAGAGCAGAAGGAGCATGAGGCCATGAAGCTGGTGAACATGTTTGACAAGCTCTCCAG GCACAGAGTCATCCAGCCCATGGGGATGAGTCCCCGGGGTCAGCTGACATCCCTGCAGGATGCCATTTGTGAGACCATGGAGGGGCAGCTCTCCTCGGAACCCGACTCAGACCCCGACTGA
- the CIMAP1A gene encoding ciliary microtubule associated protein 1A isoform X2, with protein sequence MAEEVWVGTWRPHRPRGPIMALYSSPGPKYLIPPTTGFVKHTPTKLRAPAYSFRGAPMLLAENCSPGPRYSVKPKILRTGKDLGPAYSILGRYHTKTIMTPGPGDYFPEKSTKYVFDSAPSHSISARTKAFRVDSTPGPAAYMLPVVMGPHTVGKASQPSFSIKGRSKLGSFSDDLHKVTVTKPCAPVVTFGIKHSDYMTPLVVDVE encoded by the exons ATGGCAGAGGAAGTATGGGTGGGCACCTGGAGGCCCCATCGCCCCCGGGGGCCCATCATGGCCCTCTACAGCAGCCCAGGACCCAAGTACCTGATTCCACCCACCACGG GCTTTGTGAAGCACACACCCACCAAGCTGCGTGCACCAGCCTACAGTTTCCGGGGGGCCCCCATGCTCCTGGCAGAGAACTGCTCCCCAGGGCCCCGCTACAGTGTGAAGCCCAAGATACTGAGGACTGGCAAGGACCTCGGCCCCGCCTACTCCATCCTGGGGCGCTATCACACCAAGACCATCATGACCCCTGGCCCTG GTGACTACTTTCCAGAGAAATCTACCAAATACGTGTTTGACTCggcacccagccactccatctcTGCCCGGACCAAGGCCTTTCGAGTGGACAGCACGCCAG GCCCTGCCGCCTACATGTTGCCTGTGGTAATGGGGCCCCACACTGTCGGCAAGGCCTCCCAGCCCTCCTTCTCCATCAAGGGTCGCAGCAAGCTGGGCAGCTTCAGTGACGACCTGCACAAG gtGACAGTGACCAAGCCCTGCGCCCCCGTCGTCACATTTGGCATCAAACATTCCGACTACATGACACCCCTGGTGGTGGATGTAGAGTAG
- the BET1L gene encoding BET1-like protein isoform X1, translating to MNEREVVAQSPAAVEEILDRENKQMADSLASKVTRLKSLALDIDRDAEDQNRYLDSMDSDFTSMTGLLTGSVKRFSTMARSGRDNRKLLCGMAVGLIVAFFILSYLLSRART from the exons ATGAACGAACGTGAAGTGGTTG CTCAGAGCCCCGCCGCTGTGGAGGAGATTCTAGACCGGGAGAATAAGCAGATGGCCGACAGCTTGGCTTCCAAGGTCACCAGGCTCAAATCG CTGGCCCTGGACATCGATAGGGACGCAGAAGACCAGAACCGGTACCTGGACAGCATG GACTCGGATTTCACAAGCATGACAGGCCTGCTCACGGGGAGCGTGAAGCGCTTTTCCACAATGGCGAGGTCTGGGCGAGACAACCGGAAGCTTCTTTGTGGTATGGCCGTGGGCCTGATCGTGGCCTTCTTCATTCTCTCCTATCTCCTGTCAAGGGCAAGGACATGA
- the SCGB1C1 gene encoding secretoglobin family 1C member 1 translates to MKGSSTLLLGALTLLCSCGLATGEDSSEFFMEFLQTLLVGSPEELYEGPLGKYNVNADAKAALTELKSCVDGLQPMHKAELVKLLVQVLGSEDDA, encoded by the exons ATGAAGGGGAGCAGCACCCTCCTGCTGGGGGCCCTCACCCTGCTCTGCTCCTGCG GGCTGGCCACCGGGGAGGACAGCAGTGAGTTTTTCATGGAATTCCTGCAAACGCTGCTGGTGGGGTCCCCAGAGGAGCTATACGAGGGGCCCCTGGGCAAGTACAACGTCAATGCAGATGCCAAAGCAGCACTGACTGAGCTCAAGTCCTGCGTAGACGGCCTACAGCCCATGCACAAGGCGGAGCTGGTCAAGCTGCTG GTGCAAGTGCTGGGCAGTGAAGATGATGCCTAG